From Mucilaginibacter rubeus, a single genomic window includes:
- a CDS encoding TonB-dependent receptor has protein sequence MLFPLSANSQEKLKTIYGKVSDLEFKALSGATIKLKGKQIGAFTDSLGYFKVNTRFSGKHWLFCSSVGFRTDSVLVDIGKDSTRADFQLKTTNNDLNAVNIVLKRKIGEVPRTYTLNEYDIVTTAGAVGDVSAALQTFPGASPAGNETGLFIHGGTSQETQAFFDGMLVKNAFGSRLPDVANRSRFSAFLFERTTFTGSEGYGAEYGEALSSAFIMDTKGIPGASSTEFSLLSLGAGAAHTERFKNSSLMVGGNYYNFGLNNSVIPQNTLWREDPRQYQTSTHYKLRTKTGGMVKVYADYSDTRLAFDIRNPNKDSFDLLGNTNRNFYLNATYREYLGADWKLFAGAAYNRTLESGKVNADPYNQNDNAWHEKITLSRSFANNSLITLGGELFQNSRAEGYAGMYRSYSDVLSALFVSADVFVSKVLSVRSGIRGEYSAYLNKYNLSPRLDLIFFAGRKSSFTLNYASYYQKPDDSFLAQTAKLKYEESINYALLYELKIPHRNLKAEVFYKDYRDLTKITTPVFSGFQAYGPPVVIYDFNNQGSGYSRGFDLLWRDQSFAVGEYYVSYSYLDTKRNYIDYPVAGRPPFAPEHVLNIVGRKYITGSNIQVSGTYTFSSGRTYFNPLNPVFLSDKTRHFNNLSLGLSYIPPMKRNFAVFNITFANVPGFNQVYGYRYSYDGSRSEAILPPSKRGVLISFLLNIGDGQFNH, from the coding sequence ATGTTATTTCCGCTGTCGGCAAATTCTCAGGAAAAGCTTAAAACTATATATGGAAAAGTATCCGATTTGGAATTTAAAGCACTTTCTGGTGCTACCATAAAATTAAAAGGGAAGCAGATAGGGGCCTTTACGGATAGTCTTGGTTATTTTAAAGTAAACACTCGCTTTAGCGGAAAACACTGGTTGTTTTGCTCATCTGTAGGTTTCAGAACAGATAGCGTTTTAGTCGATATCGGAAAGGATAGTACCCGGGCAGATTTCCAGTTAAAAACCACAAATAATGATTTAAACGCTGTAAACATAGTGCTTAAACGAAAGATTGGTGAAGTACCGAGAACCTACACGCTCAATGAATATGATATTGTTACAACGGCCGGTGCAGTTGGTGATGTTTCGGCTGCATTACAGACATTTCCGGGCGCGTCGCCTGCCGGGAATGAAACGGGACTTTTTATTCACGGAGGCACCTCGCAGGAAACCCAGGCTTTTTTTGATGGCATGCTGGTGAAAAATGCGTTTGGAAGCAGGTTGCCAGATGTGGCTAACAGAAGCCGTTTTTCGGCGTTTTTGTTTGAACGCACAACTTTTACCGGCAGCGAAGGATACGGTGCCGAGTACGGCGAAGCGCTTTCGTCTGCTTTTATAATGGATACCAAGGGAATTCCCGGGGCGTCGTCAACCGAGTTTTCGCTCCTTAGCCTTGGGGCTGGAGCTGCCCATACAGAACGTTTCAAAAACAGTTCATTAATGGTTGGCGGCAATTATTATAATTTTGGATTAAATAATAGTGTAATACCTCAAAATACATTATGGCGCGAAGATCCCCGGCAATACCAAACATCAACTCATTATAAATTAAGAACTAAAACAGGAGGCATGGTTAAGGTATACGCCGATTACAGTGATACCCGGCTGGCTTTTGATATCAGAAACCCTAATAAAGATAGTTTTGATCTGTTAGGAAACACCAATAGAAACTTTTATCTGAATGCTACATACAGGGAATACCTTGGGGCAGATTGGAAGCTTTTTGCCGGGGCGGCCTATAACCGCACCCTGGAGAGTGGAAAAGTAAACGCTGACCCTTATAATCAAAACGATAATGCCTGGCATGAAAAAATTACCTTGTCGAGGAGTTTTGCTAATAACAGTTTAATCACTTTAGGGGGAGAGCTGTTTCAAAATTCAAGGGCTGAGGGTTATGCCGGGATGTATCGAAGTTATAGTGATGTGCTTTCTGCATTGTTTGTTTCTGCCGACGTTTTTGTTAGCAAGGTTTTATCAGTACGATCTGGAATACGTGGAGAGTATTCTGCCTATTTAAACAAGTATAACCTTTCGCCGCGGTTAGATCTTATCTTTTTTGCAGGCAGAAAAAGCAGCTTTACATTAAATTACGCTTCATATTATCAAAAACCGGATGATAGTTTTTTGGCCCAGACAGCTAAGCTTAAATATGAGGAATCGATCAATTATGCGCTCTTGTATGAACTGAAAATCCCGCACAGAAATCTTAAGGCAGAAGTTTTTTATAAGGATTATAGAGATCTGACAAAGATCACAACTCCGGTGTTTTCAGGATTTCAGGCGTATGGTCCCCCTGTAGTTATTTATGATTTTAATAATCAGGGAAGCGGATATTCGCGCGGCTTTGATTTGTTATGGCGGGATCAAAGTTTTGCCGTTGGCGAATACTATGTTTCTTACTCTTACCTTGACACCAAGCGCAACTATATCGATTACCCTGTTGCCGGCAGGCCTCCATTCGCGCCCGAGCATGTGCTTAATATAGTGGGACGAAAATACATAACAGGGTCTAATATCCAGGTAAGCGGGACGTATACCTTCAGCAGTGGAAGAACCTATTTTAATCCGCTGAATCCCGTGTTTCTGTCAGATAAGACCAGGCATTTCAATAATCTAAGCCTTGGCCTGAGCTATATACCCCCAATGAAAAGGAATTTTGCCGTGTTTAACATCACTTTTGCCAATGTACCTGGTTTTAATCAGGTATATGGCTACCGGTACAGCTATGACGGAAGCAGAAGCGAGGCGATACTACCACCAAGTAAAAGGGGCGTTCTGATCAGTTTCTTACTCAATATCGGAGATGGGCAGTTTAACCATTAA
- a CDS encoding winged helix-turn-helix domain-containing protein, protein MRYSLNLLFRSRKYLWGSLIFLFASVICMAFSLTGDNGFDTARREVLLRKIGDELLLQSGDSASRVLPVQKIAENEYQIRFEHNLTFQSDSLVSTTTRLLAKDPLTQDYIVNVLTCDNAGVAYGFAISGNKKDDIVACKGRKQPAARYVIDIKFKPTDTVIAKKGYLLASLPLLAFIGFIFLRSVKPRKEAPKGENTGILTLGSVLFDAQTRQLIVNKMAIDLTGTETRILNILALSPNKTIERSRLQKEIWEDEGVIVGRSLDMFISKLRKKLEPDPDINIIVVRGKGYKLEISS, encoded by the coding sequence ATGCGTTATAGCCTAAATCTGCTCTTCAGGTCACGCAAGTACCTGTGGGGATCATTGATATTTCTGTTTGCTTCTGTGATCTGTATGGCGTTCAGTTTAACCGGCGACAACGGCTTTGATACCGCCAGAAGGGAAGTTTTGCTCCGTAAAATAGGCGATGAACTGCTTTTACAATCGGGCGACAGCGCATCAAGGGTACTCCCCGTACAAAAAATTGCAGAAAACGAATACCAGATCAGGTTTGAGCATAATCTTACCTTTCAATCAGACTCCCTGGTAAGCACTACGACGCGTTTATTAGCCAAAGACCCGCTTACACAGGATTATATTGTTAATGTCCTGACCTGTGACAACGCCGGCGTTGCCTATGGGTTTGCTATATCAGGGAATAAAAAAGATGATATTGTAGCATGTAAAGGGAGAAAACAACCCGCAGCCCGCTACGTGATTGATATTAAATTTAAACCTACAGACACCGTTATTGCAAAAAAAGGATACCTTTTAGCCAGCTTGCCACTTTTAGCATTTATCGGTTTTATTTTTTTGAGATCTGTTAAACCTCGAAAAGAGGCCCCTAAAGGCGAAAATACCGGCATATTAACTTTAGGCTCAGTTTTATTTGATGCTCAGACACGGCAGTTGATCGTAAATAAAATGGCCATAGACCTTACCGGAACTGAAACGCGGATACTGAACATTTTAGCGTTATCTCCTAATAAAACTATAGAGAGAAGCAGGCTGCAAAAAGAGATCTGGGAAGATGAAGGTGTTATTGTAGGGCGCAGCCTGGATATGTTTATATCGAAACTCAGAAAAAAATTGGAACCTGATCCTGATATCAATATTATTGTTGTGCGCGGGAAAGGATATAAGTTAGAGATCAGCTCTTAA
- a CDS encoding arylsulfatase, which produces MKFLSFIRQIVTASFLLFAITANAQKKPNIIYIYADDLGYGELGTYGQQKIKTPVLDKMAKEGIKFTQHYTSTPVCAPARCMLLTGRHGGHSYIRGNYEFGGFADSTEGGQMPLPEGTFTIGHMLKQAGYTTGAIGKWGLGMSTNTGDPNKQGFDYFYGYLDQKQAHNYYPTHLWENGKWDTLHNSSIFVHRKLRDDETDKTAYDYFIGKDYSIDRLSAKALDFIGKNRNKQFFLYLPFTIPHLSLQVPSEALKPYLGKFDDKPYRGEKGYAATLYPRATYAAMITYMDAQIGKIFALLKELKLDENTIVMFSSDNGATFDVGGVDTHYFNSVGDLRGRKQDLYEGGIREPFIARWPGKIPAGKVSDLVSVQFDMMATFAEIAGIKAPKNDGLSILPTLLNKPGQKQHPYLYFEFPEKGGQLAIRYGHWKGVKSNMKKDTAARWELYDLNKDPSEENDIASVHADLTAYFDQIVKKEHRQAHIHEWEFIDPKFKSGD; this is translated from the coding sequence ATGAAATTTCTTTCCTTCATTCGTCAGATCGTAACGGCATCTTTCCTACTGTTTGCCATAACTGCAAACGCGCAAAAAAAGCCTAACATCATTTACATTTATGCTGATGATCTGGGTTACGGGGAATTAGGCACTTATGGTCAGCAAAAGATAAAAACCCCCGTTTTGGATAAAATGGCGAAAGAGGGGATAAAGTTTACACAACATTATACCAGCACGCCGGTTTGCGCGCCGGCGCGCTGCATGTTACTCACCGGCAGGCATGGTGGTCATTCCTATATCCGCGGTAATTATGAGTTTGGAGGTTTTGCCGACTCGACAGAAGGAGGGCAGATGCCCTTGCCCGAAGGTACATTTACCATTGGCCATATGTTAAAACAGGCTGGCTATACTACTGGGGCCATAGGCAAATGGGGGCTGGGAATGAGTACTAATACGGGCGATCCCAATAAGCAGGGCTTTGATTATTTTTACGGCTATCTTGACCAAAAGCAGGCTCACAATTACTACCCAACCCATTTATGGGAGAACGGAAAGTGGGACACACTGCACAACTCCAGTATTTTTGTACATCGGAAACTCAGGGACGATGAAACGGATAAGACAGCTTACGACTATTTTATAGGGAAAGATTACTCTATAGACCGCCTCTCGGCTAAAGCACTTGATTTTATCGGCAAGAACAGGAACAAACAATTTTTCTTGTATTTGCCCTTTACCATTCCGCATTTATCATTGCAGGTACCGTCTGAGGCACTGAAGCCTTATTTAGGAAAATTTGATGATAAACCTTACCGCGGCGAGAAGGGGTATGCGGCTACCTTATATCCGAGAGCAACCTACGCGGCCATGATCACTTATATGGATGCGCAGATCGGGAAGATCTTCGCATTATTGAAGGAGCTGAAACTTGATGAAAATACAATCGTGATGTTTTCGAGCGATAACGGTGCAACCTTTGATGTTGGGGGTGTAGATACCCATTATTTTAACAGTGTTGGGGATTTGCGTGGCCGGAAGCAGGACCTTTACGAAGGCGGTATCCGCGAACCTTTTATAGCGCGATGGCCGGGAAAGATCCCCGCCGGTAAGGTGAGTGACCTTGTTTCGGTTCAGTTTGATATGATGGCAACATTTGCCGAAATAGCTGGTATAAAAGCTCCGAAAAACGATGGCTTATCTATATTGCCAACGTTACTAAATAAGCCGGGGCAAAAACAGCACCCATATTTATATTTTGAATTTCCTGAAAAAGGCGGACAACTGGCTATCAGGTATGGACACTGGAAGGGCGTAAAATCAAATATGAAAAAGGACACTGCTGCCCGCTGGGAACTTTATGACCTTAACAAGGATCCGTCTGAAGAAAATGATATAGCCTCGGTGCATGCCGATCTGACTGCCTATTTTGATCAGATCGTTAAAAAAGAACATCGCCAGGCACACATTCACGAATGGGAATTTATTGATCCGAAATTTAAATCCGGCGATTGA
- a CDS encoding NUDIX hydrolase, which yields MSNFIKPWIVLEDTDVSPSHWFPLRKQKAKLPNELIIDDYYFSPLGNVVQVLPITPNNEIVLVRQYKHGLGEILIEVPGGMQQANKTLTQSAIAELEEECGIRANEQELVPLTTMAINPTKLHQVTYGYILFDAKFNSIPKPDATEQIELFIVPASEALKMVDNGKIWVTDSMNLILIAARKYPAVFL from the coding sequence ATGTCAAACTTCATCAAACCCTGGATAGTGTTGGAGGATACCGACGTATCTCCGAGCCATTGGTTCCCCCTCAGAAAACAAAAGGCCAAACTTCCGAATGAGTTAATAATTGACGATTATTACTTTTCGCCATTAGGCAACGTAGTGCAGGTATTGCCAATTACGCCCAACAACGAAATTGTTTTGGTAAGGCAATATAAGCACGGGCTGGGTGAAATTCTGATTGAAGTTCCGGGAGGCATGCAGCAAGCCAATAAAACGTTAACGCAATCGGCCATTGCCGAACTTGAAGAAGAATGTGGTATAAGAGCAAATGAACAGGAGCTTGTGCCATTAACAACAATGGCCATCAATCCAACAAAACTACACCAGGTAACCTACGGCTATATTTTATTTGATGCTAAATTCAATTCTATTCCGAAACCGGACGCAACAGAACAAATTGAGTTGTTTATAGTCCCGGCTTCGGAGGCCTTAAAAATGGTAGATAACGGGAAAATTTGGGTGACCGATTCGATGAATTTGATTTTGATTGCAGCCCGGAAGTATCCGGCAGTCTTTTTGTAA
- a CDS encoding FAD:protein FMN transferase, whose translation MKITILTCTCVFILLCCAFVQQEPLRRFELKGYAQGTTYSIVYYAPDSLVSTGQTDSLLKRFDESVSLYQPNSLISKFNHSAGGISIDETFKVLVARALQINRATGGLVDPTVKPLVDAWGFGVVKPGHDPDRKEIQALLANVGADKITLKGNFLQKKLPGVQLDLNGIAQGYSVDLLASLLEQHGIHNYLVELGGELRIKGHKTGNEPFKVGIEGISGDDLDPAPMRKVIEPGDGAITTSGNYRKHHETGGKQVSHLMNPLTGYPVQNEMISVTVYAKDAITADGYDNGFMAMGLKRTLSFLAKTKDMGAYIVYRKPDGHVADTVTVYFKGYK comes from the coding sequence ATGAAAATAACCATACTGACGTGTACCTGCGTCTTTATTTTGTTATGCTGTGCCTTTGTACAGCAGGAGCCACTCCGTCGCTTCGAGCTGAAGGGGTATGCCCAGGGTACCACCTATAGCATCGTTTATTACGCCCCCGACAGTCTGGTGAGCACGGGCCAAACAGATAGTTTATTAAAGCGTTTTGATGAGTCGGTGTCCCTGTATCAGCCTAATTCGCTTATCAGTAAGTTTAATCATTCTGCGGGAGGTATCTCAATAGATGAAACATTCAAGGTGTTGGTAGCGCGTGCATTGCAGATTAACCGGGCAACCGGTGGATTGGTCGATCCTACAGTAAAACCTTTGGTTGATGCCTGGGGATTTGGTGTGGTTAAACCCGGCCACGACCCTGATCGGAAAGAAATACAGGCTCTTCTTGCCAATGTGGGCGCAGATAAGATCACCCTAAAAGGAAATTTTTTGCAAAAAAAACTGCCAGGAGTACAACTGGATCTTAACGGGATTGCTCAAGGCTATTCCGTTGATTTACTGGCCTCTTTATTGGAGCAACATGGCATTCATAACTACCTTGTTGAGCTTGGCGGCGAATTACGTATTAAAGGCCATAAAACCGGGAACGAACCCTTTAAGGTAGGTATTGAGGGAATTAGCGGCGATGATCTTGATCCCGCCCCTATGCGTAAAGTGATTGAGCCGGGGGATGGCGCCATTACCACATCTGGTAATTACCGGAAGCATCACGAAACGGGTGGTAAACAGGTATCGCACCTAATGAACCCGTTAACGGGCTACCCGGTACAAAACGAAATGATCAGCGTTACGGTTTACGCGAAAGACGCCATCACTGCGGATGGGTATGATAACGGTTTTATGGCAATGGGGCTAAAACGCACGCTGAGCTTTCTGGCTAAAACGAAGGATATGGGTGCTTATATCGTATACCGGAAGCCGGATGGCCATGTAGCGGATACGGTTACTGTTTATTTTAAAGGATATAAATAA
- a CDS encoding Gfo/Idh/MocA family protein, whose product MERRTFLKNTGLLTGGILLNHNLSAMEPVNDPVKIAVIGCGDRGTGIMNILNSMPDKYRITALCDVLDFRLTAAQKLTKTDAVKTYTDYRKLIDDKQVEAIIVAVPLYLHYQVAADVIRSGKHLYLEKTMTYNIEQALELVNLMHGRTGQILQVGHQYRYSPLYYRVKEMINKGYLGKVTQVDCRWDRNGNWRRPVPDPSLERAINWRMYKEYSGGLMAELLSHQIDFINWVFDTHPQEFFATGGIDVFKDGRETYDNVQLMLRYPDLSLIGNFGAMCGNAHDGYLFKIKGTLGTVSLLTDQGMFYPEKKLLTEKGTVDGVTGATRIVWNRDGGTPILPEATKDGTWYAFNDFYQKIQHKELPDSNVFTGARTAISVHLGNQALYSQKICNWDNSYKIG is encoded by the coding sequence ATGGAGAGAAGAACTTTTTTGAAAAATACAGGTTTGCTGACGGGCGGGATACTGCTCAATCATAATTTAAGCGCTATGGAGCCCGTGAATGATCCTGTTAAAATAGCAGTGATCGGTTGTGGCGACCGCGGTACCGGCATCATGAATATTCTTAACAGTATGCCTGATAAGTACCGTATTACTGCTTTATGCGATGTGCTCGACTTCAGATTGACGGCAGCACAAAAGCTGACAAAAACAGATGCCGTAAAAACATATACAGACTATCGTAAACTAATTGATGATAAACAGGTAGAGGCCATTATTGTTGCTGTACCGTTGTACCTGCACTACCAGGTGGCTGCCGATGTTATTCGCTCAGGCAAGCATTTATACCTCGAAAAAACAATGACCTATAATATTGAGCAGGCGCTTGAACTTGTTAACCTCATGCATGGGCGCACCGGCCAGATATTGCAAGTTGGGCATCAGTACCGCTACTCGCCTTTATATTACCGGGTTAAGGAAATGATCAACAAAGGCTACCTGGGCAAAGTAACACAGGTAGATTGCCGCTGGGACCGCAACGGAAACTGGCGTCGCCCGGTGCCTGATCCGTCCCTTGAGCGGGCTATTAACTGGCGTATGTATAAGGAATATTCGGGCGGGTTAATGGCCGAACTGCTTTCGCACCAGATTGATTTTATTAACTGGGTTTTTGATACCCATCCGCAGGAGTTTTTTGCAACCGGCGGCATCGATGTTTTCAAAGATGGCCGTGAAACTTATGATAACGTACAGTTGATGCTCCGCTATCCGGACCTGAGCCTGATCGGCAACTTCGGCGCCATGTGCGGCAACGCACATGACGGGTACTTGTTTAAAATAAAAGGTACGCTTGGTACCGTATCCCTGCTAACCGATCAGGGTATGTTTTACCCCGAGAAAAAGTTGCTGACTGAAAAAGGAACGGTAGATGGTGTGACCGGCGCGACACGTATTGTGTGGAACAGGGACGGTGGTACGCCTATTTTACCGGAAGCCACGAAAGATGGTACCTGGTACGCGTTTAACGATTTTTATCAGAAAATACAGCATAAGGAACTCCCTGATAGCAATGTATTCACCGGGGCCCGGACAGCCATCAGTGTGCATCTGGGTAATCAGGCCTTATACAGCCAAAAGATCTGTAACTGGGATAATAGTTATAAAATTGGATAA
- a CDS encoding TPR end-of-group domain-containing protein: MGILNFFKKTIQNARENQPINEENPLRRGPKLTQERSSISDETFNTRQFQQEVLAVALWKYNENKQNYSSAYKYLMEMEDFHLSEKQANEVIETLKRWNDLKSKKDRFNSLVSQAQTLINNGYREKAFELVYNAYVEDPFDIELVQVISQLADIDNPQSHVLKIFDSLVAINPQDAYNIKYRKALYLKAKMRFNEALDIFEALNVELPFAWNYYQTAIIQNLLGNTELCLNNLTTTFQLDPDLKQDARSFPELQNLQQDPRFLSLIA, translated from the coding sequence ATGGGAATATTAAATTTCTTTAAAAAGACTATCCAAAATGCGCGGGAAAATCAACCCATAAACGAAGAAAACCCTTTACGTAGAGGCCCAAAATTAACTCAAGAACGTAGCTCAATCAGTGATGAAACGTTTAATACCAGGCAATTTCAACAGGAAGTATTAGCTGTTGCTTTATGGAAATATAACGAGAACAAGCAGAATTATTCGTCGGCGTACAAATATCTTATGGAAATGGAAGATTTTCATTTGAGCGAAAAACAGGCAAATGAAGTTATTGAAACACTTAAACGTTGGAATGATCTTAAAAGTAAAAAAGATCGGTTTAATAGTTTAGTTAGCCAGGCCCAAACTTTAATTAATAATGGTTACAGAGAAAAAGCATTTGAATTAGTTTACAATGCTTACGTAGAAGATCCTTTTGATATAGAATTGGTGCAAGTCATCAGTCAACTGGCAGACATTGATAACCCACAGAGCCATGTTTTAAAAATATTTGATTCATTAGTGGCCATCAATCCACAAGATGCATATAATATCAAATACAGAAAGGCGCTTTATCTAAAAGCGAAAATGCGTTTTAATGAAGCTCTCGATATTTTTGAGGCACTTAATGTAGAATTACCTTTTGCATGGAACTACTACCAGACAGCAATAATTCAAAACCTGCTGGGAAACACTGAACTCTGTTTAAACAACCTAACTACAACTTTCCAACTTGATCCTGATTTGAAACAAGATGCAAGAAGCTTCCCTGAACTTCAAAACTTGCAGCAAGATCCAAGGTTTCTATCATTGATAGCATAA
- a CDS encoding DoxX family membrane protein: MKSKIQFVLCLLTGLMFINAGLNKFLNYMPMPKDMPEKMMKVMQAYMEIGWLMPLVGAAEVVGGLLLIIPRTRALGAVVLVPILTGILLSNISVAPSGLPIVLVLIAIVAWVIIDNWEKYLPMIRK, from the coding sequence ATGAAAAGTAAAATCCAATTTGTTTTATGCCTGTTAACCGGGCTTATGTTTATTAACGCCGGCCTGAATAAATTCCTGAACTACATGCCGATGCCTAAAGATATGCCCGAAAAAATGATGAAAGTTATGCAGGCATATATGGAAATAGGCTGGCTCATGCCACTGGTAGGGGCTGCGGAGGTTGTGGGTGGCTTGTTATTGATTATCCCAAGAACAAGAGCGCTTGGCGCAGTTGTGCTTGTACCTATTTTAACCGGTATTTTATTATCCAATATTAGTGTGGCTCCGTCTGGTTTGCCTATTGTATTGGTATTGATAGCGATTGTTGCCTGGGTGATCATCGATAATTGGGAAAAATACCTGCCAATGATCAGGAAATAA
- a CDS encoding ArsR/SmtB family transcription factor yields MRRDIFQAVADPTRRAIIALIALQAMTPNAIAEHFDTTRQAISKHLKVLTECELVKQEHQGREIYYLLEIDKMKEIDKWLEQFRKIWETRFLQLDNLLSTLKKQQK; encoded by the coding sequence ATGAGAAGAGACATTTTTCAAGCCGTTGCCGACCCTACCCGTAGGGCTATTATTGCCTTGATTGCATTACAGGCCATGACGCCTAATGCTATCGCCGAGCATTTTGATACTACACGCCAGGCAATTTCAAAGCACCTGAAGGTTTTAACCGAATGCGAACTCGTGAAACAGGAGCACCAGGGTCGGGAGATTTATTATCTATTGGAGATTGACAAAATGAAAGAAATAGACAAATGGCTGGAGCAATTCCGGAAAATCTGGGAAACGCGCTTCCTGCAACTCGATAACCTTTTATCAACCTTAAAAAAACAACAAAAATGA
- a CDS encoding SRPBCC family protein gives MKSNLYFDFVADKVKNTLTIKREFLADRQLVWDCYTKQELLDQWFAPAPLTTKTKSMDFSEGGHWHYAMVDPNGTEYWGWTGYLKIKPIDYYTALDAFCNAEGEINEDLPRAEWLVNFTDRGENALVETVVTYKSLSDLETVIQMGMEQGMMATLEKLDQLLLTLKK, from the coding sequence ATGAAAAGCAATTTGTATTTCGACTTCGTTGCCGACAAAGTAAAAAACACATTAACTATTAAACGTGAGTTTTTGGCCGACAGGCAATTGGTTTGGGATTGCTACACCAAACAAGAACTGCTTGACCAATGGTTTGCGCCAGCGCCATTAACAACCAAAACTAAGTCGATGGATTTTAGCGAGGGTGGCCACTGGCATTATGCCATGGTTGATCCAAACGGTACAGAATATTGGGGCTGGACAGGATACTTGAAAATTAAGCCCATTGATTACTATACCGCATTGGATGCTTTCTGTAACGCCGAAGGCGAAATAAACGAGGATCTGCCCAGGGCCGAGTGGCTTGTGAATTTTACCGATAGGGGAGAAAACGCTTTGGTAGAAACAGTTGTTACCTATAAGTCGCTTTCTGATCTGGAAACTGTGATCCAGATGGGTATGGAACAGGGCATGATGGCAACACTCGAAAAACTTGACCAACTATTACTAACCTTAAAAAAATAA
- a CDS encoding SRPBCC family protein, with product MRNKITVTTTVNADVKKAWDYYTNPEHITKWNFADPSWQCPSASNDMRVGGKYSARMEAKDGSFGFDFEATYDEVIDGEKFTYTMPNGRQASVAFKASGNQTEVEVTFDPEDQNPIEMQKNGWQAILNNFKKYTEEN from the coding sequence ATGAGGAACAAGATCACAGTTACCACTACGGTAAATGCAGACGTGAAAAAAGCCTGGGACTACTACACCAATCCGGAGCATATTACAAAATGGAACTTTGCCGATCCTTCATGGCAATGCCCATCGGCATCCAACGATATGCGGGTTGGCGGCAAATATTCTGCAAGGATGGAGGCTAAAGACGGAAGCTTCGGTTTCGATTTTGAAGCCACTTATGATGAAGTTATTGACGGCGAAAAGTTTACCTACACTATGCCAAACGGGAGACAAGCTTCTGTAGCTTTTAAAGCAAGCGGCAATCAAACTGAAGTTGAGGTAACATTTGATCCGGAAGACCAAAACCCCATCGAAATGCAAAAAAATGGCTGGCAGGCTATACTCAACAACTTTAAAAAGTATACCGAAGAAAACTAA